A window of Natronobacterium texcoconense genomic DNA:
TCGAGACCACGTCGATCTCGAGGCGCTAGGACTGGCGGAGACGGATACGAAGAACTAGGTCGACCGATCGCGGTACGTTCCGAGCAGTTCCTCCAGGATGATACACTCCTGGTCGGTCGGATCGTAGTGGGTGTCGATGTAGCGTTCGGCGGCCTCGTAATCTCCGCGGAGTCCGTGTTTCCGGACCGTGATCACGGAATCGAGGAAGAATGTGCCGCCGTCGGTACCGAGTGCCTTGGCGTGGTCCTCCTCGGAGATGTCGATCTCGGATTTGATTTCGTCGAAGTTGAACGTCTCCACCTCGTGGTCGGGATTGATCAGGGTGAGAACGTACTCCGCGGAGAAGCGATAGAACTCGGATTTGCTCTCGAACATACCGTCGTCGACGAGTTCGTCGATCTGCTCGACGATTTCGTCCGGATATCTGACGGTATCTTTCGCCATACTGGCTCTCTCCTCGTTGCTAATTCATTACTGTTTCGCCGATTTATAAGTAAGGGTTCAGTTCCCGTCGGCGATCAATAGACCGACCGCAGTCCCAGTGGTCGCAACTACCTACAAATTTATTATTTATCACGCTCAATTGTGGGCTGCAATGGCAGACGAATCCGAAATCCGCGACCAGATGATCGACGCGTTCGAAGAAGCCGACTACCCGATCTCGAGTCCGATGGACCTCGTTCCGGCGCTGCCGAACGGTCCCGGCAC
This region includes:
- a CDS encoding ribbon-helix-helix domain-containing protein, whose protein sequence is MAKDTVRYPDEIVEQIDELVDDGMFESKSEFYRFSAEYVLTLINPDHEVETFNFDEIKSEIDISEEDHAKALGTDGGTFFLDSVITVRKHGLRGDYEAAERYIDTHYDPTDQECIILEELLGTYRDRST